The following are encoded in a window of Octopus sinensis linkage group LG23, ASM634580v1, whole genome shotgun sequence genomic DNA:
- the LOC115223596 gene encoding zinc finger protein 577-like: protein MSQLLSNPLVFDYPDKSFENKTHMTSEIPPKINVSSDFPHICGFCGKGYCRKDRLDRHKLTHSEEKPHKCDFCGKGYCRKDHLDRHKITHSGAKPHECNFCDKKFYRKDHLDKHRRTHLGGKLYSCEYCGRTFSLKLNLDQHKLIHTNNAQGGSRSKSTTNCNDPSSSYCKCNLCGKYFTDKTNFERHKTTSKPQMFQCMFCDKAFEIECFLNQHLQSTHSSIAINNKAIQKQINSSVNLNTPNSPSSV, encoded by the coding sequence ATGTCACAACTGCTGAGTAACCCACTAGTCTTTGATTATCCTGacaaaagttttgaaaataagACCCATATGACCTCTGAGATTCCTCCAAAGATTAACGTCTCTTCCGACTTTCCCCACATTTGTGGCTTCTGTGGAAAGGGTTATTGCAGGAAAGACAGGCTGGATCGGCACAAACTCACTCACTCAGAAGAAAAACCTCATAAATGTGACTTCTGTGGCAAGGGCTACTGCCGAAAGGATCATTTAGACCGCCATAAAATTACTCATTCAGGGGCCAAACCTCATGAGTGCAATTTCTGTGACAAAAAATTTTACCGGAAAGATCACCTCGACAAACACAGACGGACACACCTGGGCGGGAAGTTATATTCGTGTGAATATTGCGGGCGAACGTTTTCTCTGAAACTAAATCTCGACCAACACAAACTGATTCACACTAATAATGCGCAAGGTGGCAGTAGATCTAAAAGTACAACCAACTGCAACGACCCCAGTTCTTCTTATTGCAAGTGCAACTTATGTGGCAAGTATTTCACAGACAAAACTAACTTTGAGCGACACAAGACCACAAGCAAACCGCAAATGTTCCAGTGCATGTTTTGTGATAAGGCATTTGAGATTGAATGTTTTTTGAACCAACATCTTCAGAGCACCCATTCGTCTATTGCTATCAATAACAAAGCCATACAAAAGCAAATAAACAGCTCAGTGAATCTCAACACACCCAATTCTCCATCAAGtgtttaa
- the LOC115223695 gene encoding COX assembly mitochondrial protein homolog — protein sequence MANAYQDEQFGVLKDKYSKGPFGLGDPDDLTLRRVEKEIMIPQKMKEIAKREHCSTEVQTFGECAKQAGLLLTFQCRDKANLLHTCLSNMYKNEEFVERCTQEYLKDRTEYRRTGKKKLIKRV from the exons atgGCTAATGCGTACCAAGACGAACAGTTCGGAgtattaaaagataaatattcaAAAGGACCTTTCGGCTTAG gtGATCCAGATGACTTAACATTGCGAAGGGTtgagaaagaaataatgatacctcagaaaatgaaagaaattgcaaAGAGGGAACATTGTAGCACTGAAGTTCAGA CTTTTGGTGAATGTGCAAAACAAGCTGGTTTGCTTCTGACGTTTCAGTGTAGAGACAAAGCAAATCTCCTTCATACATGCCTATCAAATAT GTACAAGAATGaagaatttgttgaaaggtgCACACAGGAATATCTGAAAGATCGCACAGAATATCGTCGAACTGGAAAGAAGAAGCTTATAAAACGTGTTTAA
- the LOC115223368 gene encoding uncharacterized protein LOC115223368, which produces MEQFLGKWVEINEDMETKRKFMETLAFPKEVIDKRMSNTGFLETVKDGDLFKMTTGFVGDPSYNKSYHFKMNETFSDKDFFGQKFTLVCKVEGNKWYDKLTESYNQAEIENVREVMGDKMVVTTTCNGKSLVSNFKRG; this is translated from the exons atgGAACAATTTCTTGGAAAATGGGTGGAAATCAATGAAGATATGGAGACCAAGCGCAAATTTATGGAGACACTGG CCTTTCCGAAGGAAGTAATTGATAAAAGGATGTCCAATACAGGTTTTCTGGAAACTGTAAAAGATGGTGATCTGTTTAAAATGACTACAGGCTTTGTTGGCGATCCTTCTTACAATAAATCCTATCATTTTAAGATGAATGAAACTTTCTCTGATAAAGATTTCTTTGGGCAAAAATTTACG TTGGTTTGTAAAGTTGAAGGTAACAAATGGTATGATAAATTGACTGAATCTTATAATCAAGCAGAAATTGAGAATGTCCGAGAAGTTATGGGAGACAAAATGGTTGTG ACAACAACTTGTAATGGAAaatcattggtttcaaatttcaaaagAGGATAA